One stretch of Streptomyces agglomeratus DNA includes these proteins:
- a CDS encoding CynX/NimT family MFS transporter, producing the protein MARDETRTANPAPAASVPQQQRQPQQRPPQRSAWVTRLVVVGLVLAALNLRPAITSLGPLLEEVRTGLGMSGSVAGLLTSVPPLCFAVFGLTAPRLARRFGPGAIVCAGMAAIAAGLLIRPFLGATAGFLAASALALMGIAVSNILMPVIVKRWFPDRVGQMTGLYSMALALGTALAAAATVPMTRALGGSWQTGLAVWGTLAAVAVLPWLVLNRHPATRAPKANASTPDQAATTPALSITRSRTAWALACFFGLQATAAYITMGWMPQIFRDAGVSAGTAGVLLAVTMAMGIPLAFVIPRLASRMRNQGPIVVALGLSGLMGYAGLYLAPASGAWAWALLLGVSNCAFPLALTMIGMRTRSGAGVVRLSAFAQSTGYLISIPGPLLVGVLYQHSGSWGLPIGLMAGLMLPQIAVGVLAGRNRTIEDELG; encoded by the coding sequence ATGGCCCGTGACGAGACCCGAACCGCGAACCCCGCCCCCGCAGCCTCCGTACCGCAGCAGCAGCGCCAGCCGCAACAGCGGCCGCCGCAGCGGTCGGCCTGGGTCACCCGGCTCGTGGTCGTCGGACTCGTCCTCGCCGCGCTCAACCTCCGCCCGGCCATCACCAGCCTCGGCCCGCTCCTCGAAGAGGTACGCACGGGACTCGGCATGAGCGGCAGCGTCGCGGGCCTCCTGACCTCCGTACCGCCGCTCTGCTTCGCGGTCTTCGGCCTCACCGCCCCCCGCCTCGCCCGCCGCTTCGGTCCCGGCGCGATCGTCTGCGCGGGCATGGCGGCCATCGCGGCCGGCCTGCTGATCCGCCCCTTCCTGGGCGCCACGGCGGGATTCCTCGCCGCCAGCGCGCTCGCCCTGATGGGCATCGCGGTCAGCAACATCCTGATGCCGGTCATCGTCAAGCGCTGGTTCCCCGACCGCGTCGGCCAGATGACCGGCCTCTACTCGATGGCCCTCGCGCTCGGCACCGCGCTCGCCGCGGCCGCCACCGTCCCCATGACCCGCGCACTGGGCGGCAGTTGGCAGACCGGCCTCGCGGTGTGGGGCACCCTGGCCGCCGTCGCCGTGCTGCCCTGGCTCGTCCTGAACCGCCACCCGGCCACCCGGGCGCCGAAGGCGAACGCCTCCACCCCGGATCAGGCAGCCACCACCCCCGCCCTGAGCATCACCCGCAGCCGTACGGCCTGGGCGCTCGCCTGCTTCTTCGGCCTCCAGGCGACCGCGGCGTACATCACCATGGGCTGGATGCCGCAGATATTCCGCGACGCGGGAGTCTCCGCCGGCACCGCCGGAGTGCTGCTCGCCGTGACCATGGCGATGGGCATTCCGCTCGCGTTCGTCATCCCGCGCCTCGCCTCCCGCATGCGCAACCAGGGCCCGATCGTCGTCGCGCTCGGCCTCAGCGGCCTCATGGGCTACGCCGGCCTGTACCTCGCCCCGGCCTCCGGCGCCTGGGCGTGGGCCCTGCTGCTCGGCGTCTCCAACTGCGCCTTCCCGCTCGCCCTGACCATGATCGGCATGCGGACGAGGAGCGGCGCCGGCGTCGTACGCCTCTCCGCCTTCGCCCAGAGCACCGGCTACCTGATCTCGATCCCCGGCCCGCTGCTGGTGGGCGTGCTCTACCAGCACAGCGGCAGCTGGGGCCTGCCGATCGGCCTCATGGCGGGCCTGATGCTGCCGCAGATCGCCGTCGGCGTGCTGGCGGGGCGCAACCGTACGATCGAGGACGAACTCGGCTGA
- a CDS encoding SixA phosphatase family protein has product MSVDTPRRIVLLRHAKADWPQVSDHDRPLADRGRMDAPVAGHRLADTGITFDLALCSTATRTRETWKLAVQELPRRPKTIYEERLYEATLGDLLALLNETPDEVNDLLVIGHNPSIHAAADALAGSSEGDAMARMTKSGFPTASFAIIGFTGSWKSVEHGVGKLLDYWAPHD; this is encoded by the coding sequence ATGAGCGTCGATACACCCCGCAGGATCGTCCTACTCCGGCATGCGAAGGCCGACTGGCCGCAGGTGTCCGACCACGATCGGCCGCTCGCCGACCGCGGGCGCATGGACGCCCCCGTCGCCGGTCACCGGCTGGCGGACACGGGCATCACCTTCGACCTGGCTCTGTGCTCGACCGCGACCAGGACTCGCGAGACCTGGAAGCTGGCGGTGCAGGAGCTGCCGCGGCGACCCAAGACCATCTACGAGGAGAGGCTGTACGAGGCCACCCTCGGCGACCTCCTCGCGCTCCTGAACGAGACCCCGGACGAGGTGAACGACCTCCTCGTCATCGGCCACAACCCCAGCATCCACGCGGCCGCCGACGCGCTCGCGGGCAGCAGCGAGGGCGACGCCATGGCCCGCATGACCAAGAGCGGGTTCCCGACCGCCTCGTTCGCGATCATCGGGTTCACCGGCTCCTGGAAGTCCGTGGAGCACGGCGTGGGCAAGCTGCTGGACTACTGGGCCCCGCACGACTGA
- a CDS encoding SGM_5486 family transporter-associated protein — MPVLDPNPQNGQKKLLLVLGAMLGITVIIAVIASLASP, encoded by the coding sequence ATGCCTGTACTCGACCCGAACCCCCAGAACGGCCAGAAGAAGCTGCTGCTCGTGCTCGGCGCGATGCTCGGCATCACGGTGATCATCGCGGTCATCGCCTCGCTGGCCTCGCCGTAG
- a CDS encoding S-adenosylmethionine:tRNA ribosyltransferase-isomerase — MKDAGARRLREGLRVAPSRHSDRGEEAGVPGGLVARVPAEERGSGRDDVRLLVSRGAEVSHHRFRELGALLRAGDVLVVNTSPTLAAAVDGWVEPAGAGPGERVVVHFSTRGDDRRWAVELRGPLESGATRPRAGGPAGTVVRLPGGGLLVLEEPLAPGGERLWWARVSGGEVPELMRAHGRPIRYAYTERDQPLSAYQTVFARPSPDGSGSAEMPSAGRPFTAAAVAELVNRGVRFAPLTLHTGVASAEAHEPPYPERFEVPASTAGMVNAARAAGGRVVAVGTTAVRALESAAGPGGVVREAGGWTGLVVTPERGVRVVDGLLTGLHEPRASHLLMLEAVAGRAALGRAYTEALSLLYLWHEFGDVHLVLPEEAPGRGSR, encoded by the coding sequence ATGAAGGACGCGGGCGCCCGGCGGCTGCGGGAAGGGCTCCGGGTTGCCCCCTCCCGGCACTCCGACCGTGGGGAAGAGGCGGGGGTGCCCGGAGGGCTCGTGGCGCGGGTGCCGGCCGAGGAGCGGGGTTCGGGGCGGGACGACGTACGGCTGCTCGTGTCGCGGGGTGCCGAGGTCTCCCATCACCGGTTCCGGGAGCTGGGCGCGCTGCTGCGGGCCGGGGACGTGCTGGTGGTGAACACGTCGCCCACGCTGGCGGCGGCGGTGGACGGGTGGGTGGAGCCGGCGGGCGCGGGGCCAGGAGAGCGTGTGGTGGTGCACTTCTCCACTCGGGGGGACGACCGGCGCTGGGCCGTCGAGCTGCGCGGGCCACTGGAGAGCGGGGCCACCCGGCCGCGTGCCGGCGGGCCGGCGGGGACCGTCGTACGGCTGCCCGGTGGCGGGCTCCTGGTGCTGGAGGAGCCTCTGGCGCCGGGCGGGGAGCGGCTGTGGTGGGCCCGGGTGTCCGGCGGTGAGGTGCCGGAGCTGATGCGAGCGCACGGGCGGCCCATCCGGTACGCGTACACGGAGCGCGACCAGCCGTTGTCGGCGTACCAGACGGTCTTCGCGCGGCCCTCCCCCGACGGGTCCGGGTCGGCGGAGATGCCGAGTGCCGGGCGGCCGTTCACGGCGGCGGCGGTGGCGGAGCTGGTGAACCGGGGCGTGCGGTTCGCGCCGCTCACGCTGCACACGGGTGTCGCCTCGGCCGAGGCGCACGAGCCGCCGTACCCGGAGCGCTTCGAGGTGCCCGCGTCGACGGCCGGGATGGTGAACGCCGCCCGCGCGGCGGGCGGGCGGGTCGTCGCGGTCGGGACGACGGCGGTACGGGCGCTGGAGTCAGCGGCCGGGCCCGGCGGTGTGGTGCGGGAGGCCGGGGGCTGGACGGGCCTCGTGGTCACGCCGGAGCGCGGGGTGCGCGTGGTGGACGGGTTGCTCACCGGGCTGCACGAGCCGCGGGCGTCGCATCTGCTGATGCTGGAGGCGGTCGCGGGGCGGGCCGCGCTGGGCCGCGCGTACACCGAGGCGCTGAGCCTTCTCTACCTCTGGCACGAGTTCGGCGACGTACACCTCGTCCTGCCGGAGGAGGCCCCTGGAAGGGGCTCACGCTGA
- the serB gene encoding phosphoserine phosphatase SerB, with amino-acid sequence MSAPEPSQPSQSTDAAPTLLVKIFGKDRPGITAGLFDTLAAFSVDVVDIEQVVTRGRIVLCALVTEPTVTTAGELRATVHSWADSLRLQAEIISGTGDNRPRGSGRSHVTVLGHPLTAESTAAIAATITGTGGNIDRIFRLAKYPVTAVEFAVSGTETEALRTALALEAAELGIDVAVVSAGLHRRAQRLVVMDVDSTLIQDEVIELFAAHAGCEDKVAEVTAQAMRGELDFEQSLHARVALLAGLDADVVDKVRQEVRLTPGARTLIRTLKRLGYQVGVVSGGFTQVTDDLKERLGLDFASANTLEIVDGKLTGRVVGEIVDRAGKARLLRRFAAEAGVPLAQTVAIGDGANDLDMLNAAGLGVAFNAKPVVRKAADTAVNVPFLDTVLYLLGITREEVEAADGLAE; translated from the coding sequence ATGAGCGCACCTGAGCCGAGTCAGCCCAGCCAGTCCACTGACGCTGCCCCCACCCTTCTCGTCAAGATCTTCGGGAAGGACCGCCCCGGCATCACCGCCGGGCTCTTCGACACGCTTGCCGCCTTCTCCGTAGACGTCGTCGACATCGAGCAGGTCGTGACCCGTGGCCGCATCGTCCTGTGCGCCCTCGTCACCGAGCCCACCGTGACCACCGCCGGTGAGCTGCGTGCCACCGTGCACAGCTGGGCCGACTCGCTCAGGCTCCAGGCCGAGATCATCTCGGGTACGGGAGACAACCGGCCGCGCGGCAGCGGGCGTTCGCACGTCACCGTGCTCGGCCACCCGCTCACCGCGGAGTCGACCGCCGCCATAGCGGCCACCATCACCGGGACCGGCGGCAACATCGACCGCATCTTCCGGCTTGCGAAGTACCCGGTCACGGCCGTGGAATTCGCGGTGTCCGGTACGGAGACCGAGGCGCTGCGCACCGCGCTGGCGCTGGAGGCGGCAGAGCTCGGGATCGATGTGGCCGTGGTGTCGGCGGGCCTGCACCGGCGCGCTCAGCGCCTCGTCGTCATGGACGTGGACTCCACGCTCATCCAGGACGAGGTCATCGAACTGTTCGCGGCGCACGCGGGCTGCGAGGACAAGGTCGCCGAGGTGACCGCCCAGGCGATGCGCGGCGAGCTGGACTTCGAGCAGTCGCTGCACGCGCGCGTGGCGCTGCTCGCCGGGCTCGACGCCGACGTCGTGGACAAGGTGCGGCAGGAAGTACGGCTCACACCCGGCGCCCGCACCCTGATCCGTACGCTCAAGCGGCTCGGCTACCAAGTGGGCGTCGTGTCCGGCGGATTCACGCAGGTCACGGACGACCTGAAGGAGCGGCTCGGGCTGGACTTCGCGTCCGCCAACACGCTGGAGATCGTGGACGGCAAGCTCACCGGCCGTGTCGTGGGCGAGATCGTGGACCGGGCGGGCAAGGCCCGGCTGCTGCGCCGTTTCGCCGCCGAGGCGGGCGTACCGCTCGCCCAGACCGTCGCGATCGGCGACGGCGCGAACGATCTCGACATGCTGAACGCCGCCGGGCTGGGCGTCGCCTTCAATGCCAAGCCCGTCGTGCGCAAGGCCGCCGACACCGCCGTGAACGTGCCGTTCCTGGACACCGTGCTGTATCTGCTCGGCATCACCCGCGAAGAGGTGGAGGCCGCCGACGGCCTCGCGGAGTGA
- a CDS encoding transglycosylase SLT domain-containing protein, translating to MSASRTPGYSRLNKNHKFSIAGVAALGAAALTFSLVPDNASAEADTKSVAAAAPVAWSAAADSAQAKTVHTSITQQQVGADKVAKAVAEARAKADAKAKAEAATKAKAAAAAKAKAEAKKRADQRAAASRAAARKPVYANNLDGWIRESLAIMKERGIPGSYEGLHRNIIRESSGNPRAINNWDINAQNGIPSKGLLQVIKPTFDAYHVPGTPHDQYHPVANITAAANYAADRYGSIDNVDSAY from the coding sequence ATGTCCGCGTCTCGCACCCCTGGCTATAGCCGTCTGAACAAGAACCACAAGTTCTCGATCGCTGGTGTCGCCGCCCTCGGCGCCGCCGCCCTCACGTTCTCGCTCGTCCCCGACAACGCGTCGGCCGAGGCCGACACGAAGTCCGTGGCCGCCGCCGCTCCGGTGGCGTGGTCGGCAGCCGCCGACAGCGCACAGGCCAAGACAGTGCACACGAGCATCACGCAGCAGCAGGTCGGCGCCGACAAGGTCGCCAAGGCCGTCGCCGAGGCTCGCGCCAAGGCCGACGCCAAGGCCAAGGCCGAGGCCGCCACCAAGGCGAAGGCCGCGGCCGCCGCGAAGGCCAAGGCCGAGGCCAAGAAGCGCGCCGACCAGCGCGCGGCCGCGAGCCGCGCCGCCGCGCGCAAGCCGGTCTACGCCAACAACCTCGACGGCTGGATCCGTGAGTCGCTCGCCATCATGAAGGAGCGGGGCATCCCCGGTTCGTACGAGGGTCTGCACCGCAACATCATCCGCGAGTCCTCCGGGAACCCGCGCGCGATCAACAACTGGGACATCAACGCCCAGAACGGCATCCCGTCGAAGGGCCTGCTCCAGGTCATCAAGCCGACCTTCGACGCGTACCACGTCCCCGGTACGCCGCACGACCAGTACCACCCGGTCGCCAACATCACGGCCGCCGCCAACTACGCGGCCGACCGGTACGGCTCGATCGACAACGTGGACAGCGCCTACTAA
- a CDS encoding FadR/GntR family transcriptional regulator, whose protein sequence is MALTSPRRSALADQVITELRNQITSGEWPVGSRIPTEPELVEQLGVARNTVREAVRALAHNGLLDIRQGSGTYVLATSELAGVMHRRFADADPRHIAELRSTLESSAARLAAQRRTERDVRQLDAVLARREEAWASGDAELFVRADATLHLAVVAASHNDVLIGLYADLGDLLRDWLRDDVGQELRPEDHMDHARLIEAIRARDAETAATEAAGYSLKCLGDRV, encoded by the coding sequence ATGGCGCTGACCTCACCCCGCCGTTCGGCTCTCGCAGACCAGGTGATCACCGAACTGCGCAACCAGATCACCTCGGGCGAGTGGCCCGTGGGGTCACGCATTCCGACGGAGCCCGAGCTGGTCGAGCAGCTCGGCGTGGCCCGCAACACCGTCCGCGAGGCGGTGCGCGCGCTGGCGCACAACGGGCTGCTGGACATCCGGCAGGGCTCCGGTACGTACGTCCTGGCGACCAGCGAGCTGGCCGGCGTCATGCACCGGCGGTTCGCCGACGCCGACCCGCGGCACATCGCGGAGCTGCGCTCGACCCTGGAGTCCTCGGCGGCCCGGCTGGCGGCCCAGCGGCGTACGGAACGCGATGTGCGGCAGCTGGACGCGGTGCTCGCGCGGCGCGAGGAGGCGTGGGCCTCGGGTGACGCGGAGCTCTTCGTCCGCGCTGACGCGACCCTGCACCTGGCCGTGGTCGCGGCCTCGCACAACGACGTACTCATCGGGCTGTACGCCGACCTGGGGGATCTGCTGCGGGACTGGCTGCGCGACGACGTCGGGCAGGAACTGCGCCCGGAGGACCACATGGACCACGCGCGCCTGATCGAGGCGATCCGCGCCCGGGACGCGGAGACGGCGGCCACCGAGGCGGCGGGTTACTCGCTCAAGTGCCTCGGGGACCGGGTGTAG
- the fabI gene encoding enoyl-ACP reductase FabI — protein sequence MSGILDGKRILITGVLMESSIAFHTAKMAQEQGAEVILTAFPRPTLTERIAKKLPKPAKVIELDVTNTEHLDRLEGLVREELGGLDGVVHSIGFAPQDALGGNFLNTPFESVATAMHVSAFSLKSLTMACRPLMGSGSSVVGLTFDAQFAWPQYDWMGPAKAALEATSRYLARDLGPDNIRCNLISAGPIGSMAAKSIPGFAELASVWDNRSPLKWDMSDPEPAGRGVVALLSDWFPMTTGEIVHVDGGLHAVGA from the coding sequence ATGAGTGGAATTCTCGACGGCAAGCGCATCCTCATCACGGGTGTGCTGATGGAGTCCTCCATCGCCTTCCACACCGCCAAGATGGCCCAGGAACAGGGTGCCGAAGTCATCCTGACCGCCTTCCCCCGCCCCACGCTGACCGAGCGCATCGCGAAGAAGCTGCCGAAGCCGGCCAAGGTCATCGAGCTGGACGTCACCAACACCGAGCACCTGGACCGGCTGGAAGGTCTGGTCCGCGAGGAGCTCGGCGGCCTCGACGGCGTCGTCCACTCCATCGGCTTCGCGCCGCAGGACGCGCTCGGCGGCAACTTCCTCAACACGCCCTTCGAGTCGGTCGCCACCGCGATGCACGTCTCGGCGTTCTCGCTGAAGTCGCTCACCATGGCCTGCCGCCCCCTGATGGGCAGCGGCAGCTCGGTCGTCGGCCTCACCTTCGATGCCCAGTTCGCCTGGCCGCAGTACGACTGGATGGGCCCGGCCAAGGCCGCGCTGGAGGCCACCTCCCGCTACCTCGCCCGCGACCTGGGCCCGGACAACATCCGGTGCAACCTGATCTCCGCCGGACCGATCGGCTCCATGGCCGCCAAGTCCATCCCCGGCTTCGCGGAGCTGGCGAGCGTCTGGGACAACCGCTCCCCGCTGAAGTGGGACATGTCCGACCCGGAGCCGGCCGGCCGCGGCGTCGTCGCGCTGCTCTCCGACTGGTTCCCGATGACGACCGGCGAGATCGTCCACGTCGACGGCGGTCTGCACGCGGTCGGCGCGTAG
- a CDS encoding SDR family NAD(P)-dependent oxidoreductase: MPVAVITGASRGLGRALATALAERGWDLVLDARTGNVLEDAAREARAYGTRVVALAGDVTDAGHRTELVAAARGLGGLDLLVNNASALGAEPLVRLEELSPEGLRAALETNVVAALGLVREALPLLREAAGRGGEAGAVISVSSDAAVEAYETWGGYGASKAALDQLSAVLAAEEPGLRVWAVDPGDMRTGLYAAAVPDDDAWRPEPAAVVPAFLRLLGERPRRASGRYVASALLGAEGER; this comes from the coding sequence ATGCCTGTTGCGGTCATCACGGGAGCTTCGAGGGGGCTGGGGCGGGCGCTGGCGACGGCGCTCGCGGAGCGGGGCTGGGATCTGGTGCTGGATGCCAGGACCGGGAACGTACTGGAGGACGCGGCCCGGGAGGCGCGCGCGTACGGCACGCGGGTGGTGGCGCTGGCCGGGGATGTCACCGACGCGGGGCACCGGACGGAGCTGGTGGCCGCCGCGCGGGGGCTCGGCGGGCTGGACCTGCTGGTGAACAACGCGAGCGCGCTGGGCGCGGAGCCTCTCGTACGACTGGAGGAGCTCTCGCCCGAGGGGCTGCGGGCGGCGCTGGAGACGAATGTGGTGGCGGCGCTCGGGCTCGTACGGGAAGCGCTGCCGCTGCTGCGGGAGGCGGCGGGCCGGGGCGGGGAAGCCGGGGCGGTGATCTCGGTGAGCTCGGACGCGGCGGTGGAGGCGTACGAGACGTGGGGCGGGTACGGGGCTTCGAAGGCGGCGCTCGACCAGCTTTCCGCGGTACTGGCGGCGGAGGAGCCGGGGCTGCGGGTGTGGGCGGTCGATCCGGGCGACATGCGCACCGGCCTGTACGCCGCCGCGGTGCCGGACGACGACGCGTGGCGGCCGGAGCCCGCCGCGGTGGTTCCGGCGTTCCTGCGGCTGCTCGGGGAACGGCCGCGGCGGGCGAGCGGGCGGTACGTGGCGTCGGCGCTTCTCGGTGCGGAGGGGGAGCGATGA
- a CDS encoding FHA domain-containing protein: MGRGVPELVLELNGRTWTLDPSRSYTLGRDPQGDVVIDDARVSWRHATVSWGGRSWVIEDHGSTNGTYVQGQRIHQMEIGPGSAVHLGNATDGPRLSLSSAGVPSGQGAMAQQQAPHQQAPQAPQAHQAPQQQAAPGWAPQAPHQPQPHQPQDAQKPPNQQQPQQAWQPAPQAQVPHQQGGQGGAPAGGVAGAPPVYGDRSPTTFHQVAMGRVMRIGRALENELVVSDLQVSRLHAEFSATPDGRFQIRDLGSHNGTYVNGQPIPKSGTALLGPADIVGVGHSTFRLVGDRLEEFVDTGEVSFSARHLTVTVDGGKQILKDVSFGVPEKSLIAVIGPSGSGKSTLLKALTGYRPANQGDVLYDNRNLYKQFAELRQRIGLVPQDDILHKELTVKKALKYAAKLRFPADTTEAEREQRINEVLGELKLDIHKEKKVTSLSGGQRKRVSVALELLTKPSLIFLDEPTSGLDPGMDRDVMQLLRGLADDGRTVLVVTHSVAELAICDKLLVMAPGGSVAYFGPPEEALNFFGYSTWADVFSAFENYRDYDWAGRWRGSQHYQMYAADIDAVAAQPVHMPPAQQMRPPKPQSWGSQLWTLIRRYVSVIVSDKGFIGLMLILPAVLGIVSTVIPADSGLGFGPEKNRLINKDVGTILLILAVGACFSGAANSVRELIKERVIYERERATGLSRSAYLMSKVIVLGFITALQGVIIAAIGFGARSKLPAEGVIFEDTPVIEMTIVISALGFTSMMFGLIISALVKTAEKTMPLLVMFAIVQVVFTGVLFQLHDSPGIEQVAWLMPSRWAVAALGTTAQLNVTMPWDPQNLDGLWDHTAGQWIFDMSVLLGIGVLCGFMVVRLLRRHEPEVMRK; encoded by the coding sequence GTGGGGCGCGGAGTGCCGGAACTCGTACTGGAATTGAATGGAAGGACCTGGACGCTCGATCCGTCCAGGTCGTACACCCTCGGACGTGATCCGCAGGGTGATGTGGTGATCGACGACGCCAGGGTCTCGTGGCGGCATGCCACCGTCAGCTGGGGCGGCCGCAGTTGGGTCATCGAGGACCACGGAAGTACCAACGGCACGTACGTGCAGGGCCAGCGGATCCACCAGATGGAAATCGGCCCCGGCTCCGCCGTGCACCTGGGCAACGCCACCGACGGCCCGCGACTGAGTCTGTCCAGCGCGGGAGTGCCCAGCGGCCAGGGCGCGATGGCCCAGCAGCAGGCACCGCACCAGCAGGCGCCTCAGGCACCCCAGGCCCACCAAGCACCTCAGCAGCAGGCCGCACCCGGCTGGGCGCCCCAGGCGCCGCACCAGCCGCAGCCGCACCAGCCGCAGGACGCGCAGAAGCCGCCCAACCAGCAGCAGCCCCAGCAGGCGTGGCAGCCGGCGCCCCAGGCGCAAGTGCCCCACCAGCAAGGCGGCCAGGGCGGCGCCCCGGCCGGCGGTGTCGCGGGGGCTCCGCCGGTGTACGGAGACCGCAGCCCGACGACGTTCCACCAGGTGGCCATGGGCCGCGTGATGCGGATCGGCCGTGCGCTGGAGAACGAACTGGTCGTCTCCGACCTCCAGGTCTCCCGGCTGCACGCCGAGTTCAGCGCCACACCCGACGGCCGCTTCCAGATCCGCGACCTCGGCAGCCACAACGGCACCTACGTCAACGGCCAGCCGATCCCCAAGTCCGGCACCGCGCTGCTCGGCCCCGCCGACATCGTCGGTGTCGGCCACTCGACGTTCCGTCTGGTCGGCGACCGGCTCGAAGAGTTCGTCGACACCGGTGAGGTCTCCTTCTCGGCCCGCCACCTCACGGTGACGGTCGACGGCGGCAAGCAGATCCTCAAGGACGTCTCCTTCGGCGTACCGGAGAAGTCGCTCATCGCCGTCATCGGCCCGTCCGGCTCCGGCAAGTCGACGCTCCTCAAGGCGCTCACCGGCTACCGGCCCGCCAACCAGGGCGACGTCCTCTACGACAACCGCAACCTCTACAAGCAGTTCGCGGAACTGCGCCAGCGCATCGGTCTGGTCCCGCAGGACGACATCCTGCACAAGGAACTGACCGTCAAGAAGGCCCTCAAGTACGCCGCCAAGCTCCGCTTCCCCGCGGACACCACGGAGGCCGAGCGCGAGCAGCGCATCAACGAGGTCCTCGGCGAGCTCAAGCTGGACATCCACAAGGAGAAGAAGGTCACCTCCCTCTCCGGTGGCCAGCGCAAGCGCGTCTCGGTGGCCCTGGAGCTGCTGACCAAGCCGTCGCTGATCTTCCTCGACGAGCCGACCTCGGGCCTCGACCCGGGCATGGACCGCGACGTCATGCAGCTGCTGCGCGGCCTCGCCGACGACGGCCGTACGGTCCTCGTCGTCACGCACTCCGTGGCCGAGCTCGCGATCTGCGACAAGCTTCTGGTCATGGCCCCCGGCGGCAGCGTCGCCTACTTCGGCCCGCCCGAGGAGGCCCTGAACTTCTTCGGCTACAGCACCTGGGCCGACGTCTTCTCCGCCTTCGAGAACTACCGCGACTACGACTGGGCGGGCCGCTGGCGCGGCTCCCAGCACTACCAGATGTACGCCGCGGACATCGACGCCGTCGCCGCCCAGCCCGTACACATGCCGCCCGCGCAGCAGATGCGCCCGCCCAAGCCGCAGAGCTGGGGCTCGCAGCTGTGGACCCTGATCCGCCGCTACGTGTCGGTCATCGTGTCCGACAAGGGCTTCATCGGCCTGATGCTGATCCTCCCGGCGGTGCTGGGCATCGTCAGTACCGTGATCCCGGCGGACAGCGGCCTGGGCTTCGGCCCGGAGAAGAACCGGCTGATCAACAAGGACGTCGGAACGATCCTGCTGATCCTCGCGGTCGGCGCGTGCTTCTCCGGCGCCGCCAACTCCGTCCGCGAACTGATCAAGGAACGGGTCATCTACGAACGCGAGCGGGCCACCGGCCTGTCCCGCTCGGCCTACCTGATGTCCAAGGTCATCGTCCTCGGGTTCATCACCGCCCTCCAGGGCGTGATCATCGCGGCGATCGGCTTCGGCGCCCGCTCCAAGCTGCCGGCCGAGGGCGTCATCTTCGAGGACACCCCGGTCATCGAGATGACGATCGTCATCAGCGCACTCGGCTTCACCTCGATGATGTTCGGCCTGATCATCTCCGCGCTGGTGAAGACCGCCGAGAAGACGATGCCGCTGCTGGTGATGTTCGCGATCGTCCAGGTCGTCTTCACCGGCGTCCTCTTCCAGCTCCACGACAGCCCGGGCATCGAGCAGGTCGCCTGGCTGATGCCGTCGCGCTGGGCCGTCGCCGCGCTCGGCACCACGGCGCAGCTCAACGTCACGATGCCGTGGGACCCGCAGAACCTCGACGGACTGTGGGACCACACCGCCGGTCAGTGGATCTTCGACATGAGCGTGCTGCTCGGCATCGGCGTCCTCTGCGGCTTCATGGTGGTGCGCCTGCTGCGCCGCCACGAGCCGGAGGTCATGCGCAAGTAA